The proteins below are encoded in one region of Rhizophagus irregularis chromosome 13, complete sequence:
- a CDS encoding mitochondrial 54S ribosomal protein mL60, whose amino-acid sequence MLGTFRATLVACGGLLWKNPSKMSRTRKANVRKRLRAVDAVIEAVDNSGVSCKALDYARSLPKESEMTPRDKYTVFSRKHKGYRKSLHKVPKFTKVTIRRTPPGF is encoded by the exons ATGCTTGGAACATTCAGGGCTACATTAGTAGCTTGTGGTGGTTTGTTATG GAAAAATCCTTCAAAAATGAGTAGAACGCGTAAAGCCAACGTACGCAAACGCTTAAGGGCTGTTGATGCTGTTATTGAAGCTGTAGATAATTCAGGTGTTAGTTGTAAAGCTCTG gatTACGCACGTTCATTGCCAAAGGAATCAGAAATGACTCCTCGCGATAAATATACTGTCTTTAGTAGAAAACATAAGGGTTATAGAAAATCTTTGCACAAAGTACCAAAATTCACTAAAGTCACTATAAGAAGAACTCCTCCCGGCTTTTAA